AGATATGGCAACGTCAAAAGAAGCGGCATCATCAATCGTAGCACTAAGTATCACCTCATCACCTCTGCCCTCGGTAACCTCACTACCTTCTTGGGTAATGGACGTAATTGTGGGTTGATCATCATCAACAAGTTGAAGGATTAAAGTATCTACTGCCGAATTGGCATGAATGACGGTATCGATGACCATCTGGATAGATTCAATGGCCTCTACCAAGTCTTCCTGAATAGGAGTTATCGTAATACTACCTGTCGTGTCTCCTGCCGAAATAATGAGCGATTCACTCGTTATTTCGAAATCTTCATTCAGTATAGCTGTTCCCTCAAACAAAAAATCTACCTGAACATCAACCCCCGCAATTCCATCAAGATTTCCTGTAATGTTGAATGATTCTCCACTCTCATTAATGACAAGAGTAGAGTCATAGGTAAACGTAATATCCGCTAACTCATCATCATCATCAACCACTGAAAAGTCAAAACTCTGAGTAACCGAACTTGATAAAATTGCATTTTCAGGTTCACCAATGGTGACCGTCACTGCTTCTTCAGGTTCCAAATAGATGATATCATTGATTGCACTAAAATCAATGCTTCCGGACGTTTCCCCCTTGTCGATCAATACTTTTGCAGATACTTGCAGTCTACGAATATGGCCATCTCCATCATCCTCGTCCAACAAAATGAGGTCACCTAGTGCATTGGATCTCAAAGATTCGACATCTTCTATCTGGCTATCAAGACCATTTCCATCAACAACTCCCTGACTTCCTGAACCAGCTAATGTCGTGAGATTACCCAACTGGTCAATCTGTCTAATCTGATACGCATTATCATCATAGAAAAAAATGTTATTGTTTACTACCACGAGACTTGTGATACTTCCAATACCTACCGCTGTGGCGTTTCCATCTTCCGTATAAAAACTACCATTTCCATACCGGGTAACCACCTCGCCATCGGTAGTTAAAACCTGAATTTTGTATCCATCTGTAAACCATAGATTACCATCCTGATCCAGGTCCATGGCTCTTATGTAATCTATCTCAGCTACACTGGAGACATTTCCTTCCAAATCGATTTTTCTAATTCTATTGTTATTTCCGTCATTGATAAAAATATTTCCCTCCTTATCAACCCTTACATCGGTGGGATAATCGAATTGAGCTACAGTAATATTCCCGTCAACAAAACCACTGTCCCCTCCTGAGATTTTGGTCACCGTACCATCAGGAGTCACCCTAAGTATTGAACTGTTCATTTGGTCAGAAACGATCAGATTCCCGTCTGGATCAAGATCGATACTCCAGATGAATCCTGAACTAATCGCATTTGTGGATCCATTGTAGATTATGGTCTCCACATCATCCTTATCGACTTTATAGACATTTTGACCCGTAGAATAATACAAAACGCCATCGTCCCCGAAAACAAAATCCGTGGCGTTGGTCTGATCAAGAGTAATAAGCGTACTTAAATCCAATAATCCATCATATTCGAACGCAAAGTCTTCCTGGAAGTCTGAAAAACTTAAGGGTAGTATCACATCCAAATCAGCAGGAGATGATAAATCCGCTTTTAATGTGATTTGTTCTGAACTACCTTCTGTAACTGTAGTACCAACAAGCTCTATCGAGGTGATTTCTGGTGTTTGTCCATAAACGATAGTACTCAACAGAACAATAAGAGTGGCAAGGAGTATTGACCTTTTCATAAGGAATAAGTTGTCTGTAAGTTGTAAGAAATGTTAAAAATACTACATCTTACAAACACAATCACTACAGTATCGCCAACTATTGTTCATGTAGAAACCTCTTCAAAGGCAACAGATCACCTGACCTTTGACAACACCCCCAGGTCCGCGCAGTTTTCTTTGGGTATTTCCCCTTTAGGCTTATTCCCCAGATAGATCCCAAACAAAATCATTCCAGCACCACATAGCATCCAGGGAGTCAGTGTCTCGTTGAGAACAATGATACCCAAAACCACACCAATCACGGGTACAAGATAGGTAACCATAGATGCGTAGCTAGGTCCCGCCTGAGCGATCAATCGGAAATACAGAATGAAAGCAATGGCTGTTCCCAACACTCCCAAAGCGACAATAGAACTGATGGTGACGAGATTTAAGGAAGCCAGATCACTCTCTTGACCTGTAAAAAAAGTAAATGGTAACAGGTATAGGGTTGCGATCATAAGCTGAGCCGCCGGAGCCTTAAAGGATGGAGTACTCGTCAGGTGTTTTTTCACCCACACCCATCCTACTCCATAACTGGTAGAGGCCAAAACAATAGCGATGATGCCTTTCAGGCTGGCATTCACTCCTTCAAGAAGGTTTGGATATACCAGCACTATTAAACCCAAAAAGCCGAGAACAATACCGCGAACTTTATTCGCTGGAATAGGCTCACTCTGGAGTAATAAAAACGAAAATATTACGGTGAAAAATGGTGTTGTCCCATTAAGCAAAGCGCCCAATGAACTGTCTATGAATTGCTGTCCCCAGTTGATCAGCATGAATGGAAAGGCCACGGAAAAGAAGGCTGCCACAGCAGATGCCTTCCAAAATTTCAAGTCCTTCGGCAGATAGTCCCCACGCAACAACAAAACGATATTGAGCACCGCAGCGCCAATACCAATCCTTAGCACCGAAAGCAAAACAGGATCTAGTTGTAAGAGTGCCAGCTTGATAAAAAGGAACGATGGCCCCCAACACATGGCCAGGAGTACCAACAGGTGTATACTTTTTAATTTCATTGCCAAAAAATTTATATGCCTGTAAATGAACGGTATCTAGATATCTTCGTATGATGAATAGGATGAATTGATTTTGAGAAAACAATGAAAAATTCTAATACCAACTGAAATGGAGATCCGGCATCTGAAACTTATCCGTGAAGTAGCGCAAACAAAAAGCCTATCTAAGGCCAAAGAAGCACTATTTCTTTCACAATCTGCCCTTAGCCACCAGCTAAAAGAACTTGAAACTCAGCTCGGAACGCAGATCTTTCATCGTGTCAACAAGCAATTGATCCTAACGACAGCTGGAAAAATGGTGTTGGAATCAGCAGAACGCATCCTGAATGAACTTGAACAAACGGAGCAATCCATCAAGCGTTTTGTATCCGGACAAACAGGAACCGTACGATTGGCTACCCAATGCTATACTTGTTACCACTGGTTGCCGTCCTTGTTGACAGATTTCAAAAGAGAGTTCCCCAATGTGGAAATTGAAATCCTGCACAACAATGCCTCCGACACAGAAGAGCAGGTGCTCCGTGGGGAGATCGATTTTGCTGTGATCTATGAATCCTCCGACTATCCCAACCTCAATTACGTGGAACTATTCCAGGACGAAATGTTTGCAATTGTTCCCAAAGGACATGCCTGGACCGAAAAGCCCTATCTTGAGGCTAAGGATTTTGAAAACCAGCAAATCATCATCCATTCTTTTCCCCTGGAAACAGTTACCCTATTCAAGCAAGTATTGATCCCCGAAGGCATTCAACCCAAAAATGTCATTCAGGTGCAGGTGTTGGAAGCCATCATAGAAATGGTCAAGGCTGGCCTTGGTGTCAATGTAATGGCCAAATGGATTGTGGAACCTTTTCTCAAAGGCCATGACATAGAGTTGGTACCAGTGACGAAAAGAGGCATCCACCGAAAATGGTATGCCATCACTCTAAAACAAGATCGACCTCCGCAGTACCTGACCAATTTTCTGTCACACTTGAAGTGTAATATCGGTGGCTTAAACTGTAACCTGCCTAATTAGGCATACTTTTCAGGCGGATTCGACAGAGCTGGCTCATTGGATTAAACATCCAATAAGGCTGCTTCCAGAGTTACTTCCGCATACGGCTGATCTTCCGGGCCTTCATCCAGGTGATTGACGACAAACGTAGGTGCTTCCTGGCCTTTGGGGTAGTAGACAAATAAGTTCCCTGTTCCACGAGCCAGTCCCACATTGATCACACCAGAGTAAGCCTCGGTTGCCTGAATGATGAAGTCCGCTTTTCGGGAACCACCATGAGCTGGCGGATAAAGCATGATGTCGGCATCATCCGGACTTTCTGAATCACAGCAGAATTCCAGATCATCCACCACTATTCTTCCTCCGACACCTTCAATTTTTATAAAGCCTCCTTTGGCCACAGTCAGTTTTTCGACATTGAGATAAGTCGGGGAATTGATCGTCAGCGGGTGTGCCTTGGTGGCTGTTTTATCCCGCGCAGAAGTCCCTAGCACATGCACAGCGTATCCATGAAAATCCGTGTCCGCGAAAGATTTGATGTCCAAAGATTTAGCCACATACCTCTCCCAATGACTGATGGGATAAGTGCCAATAAGCGTCACGCCATGCTTCAGTTGCTCGATACTATGGCCAAGTTTGCTCGCTCGTGTCTTGAAATCGCTCATCTCTTGATTTTTAGGTGTATTATTCTTCTAATCAACAATCATTCCAGTCTATGGTTTATTAAAATCAACACATAGTCTGGTGATGACAAATTGAAAATATGAATTTAGAACGTGCGATGAAAGTGTTTTTAAATTAAGAAATAGATATCCTGATAAAATCCTATATATCCTTGGTGATATCTATTTTTATCCCATGACTGACCCAAAAAACCTTGCCTCACGCTTTCGAGAACCCCTCCTGGATGGCAAATGGATTGCGAATACCAATCTTAAGGCGCAACTAGCTGAGGTGGATGTTCATCTGGCCACAAAAAAGATCAACTCCCTCAATAGTATTGCCGCATTGACCTTCCATCTGGACTATTACATCGCTGGTGTGTTACAGGCATTCAATGGTGGCTCATTGGACATCAGGGACAAATACAGCTTCGATATGCCAGCTGTTGTGTCGGAGCAAGACTGGACCGATCTGCAGGAAAAACTCTGGTCTGACGTGGAATCATTTGCATTAGCCGTGGAAGAAATGACTGCAGACCAGCTAAATGCTGTTTTTGTCGATGAGAAATATGGGGATTACAGAAGAAACATTGAAGGCATGATTGAGCACGCTTATTATCATCTGGGGCAAGTGGTATTGATCAAGAAACTTTTAACGGAGCAAGCATGAAAATCATCGACCTGTCCAAATCCATTCAATATAATCCTGATGATCCTTTCTTCATGAAAGTGAAGATCAAACATAAGCCCCATAAGAAAGCAAAATGGTTGATTCGGTACCTGGGCCTGCCTTTCAAATTGTTTCCCAAAAAATTTATTGGCTGGGCAGATGATTCGATCCAAAAAATGGGAGTCCATTCCACCACACATCTGGATGCTCCCTGGCATTATGGGCCACTTTGTGAGGGGAAAAAGGCCAAAACCATCGACGAAATACCGCTCGAATGGTGCTATGGAGAAGGGTTGGTCATCGACATGAGAGATAAACCAGACTTTCAGGCAATAACTAAGCAAGATATTCAGGACTTTCTCATAAAACACCAGTTGATTATTCAGCCTAACATGATCGTACTGATTATGACCGGTCGGGATCGACACATGGGAACACAGCAATTTTTCACACATGGCACAGGCATGAGTGCTGAGGCTACAGCATGGCTCATTGATCAAGGCGTGAAAGTGATGGGCATTGATCAATGGGGCTGGGACCTGCCCCTTCCCTATCTAGTAGAAGAGGCCAAGAAGCAACAGAACTCGGACCTGTTTTGGGAAGCACATCTCGTCGGTGTGGATAAAGAGTACTGCCACATGGAACAGCTTACTAACCTCGATAGTCTCCCCTATTCAGGATTTAAAGTAGCGGCCTTCCCCCTAAAGATCAAAGGAGCTAGCGCCGGTCCTGCCAGGGTGGTGGCGATGGTAGATGATTAGACAAACTCCACCAGTCGGTGTTTCACTGCATACATGACTAGTCCAGTTACATTGCGGGAACCCGTCTTTTGGAGCAGATTGTTTCGGTGCCCATTGACGGTTTTCACACTGATGAATAGCTTTTCTCCAATCTCTTCGGAAGTCATTTGCTGGCAGATCAATTGGAGTACTTCTACTTCGCGTCTACTGAGGTTTTCATGTATTTTGGGCGTCTTGACTTTACCGCCCATTTTCCCTTGTATGGCATCAAGCGTTCTTGTATTGATGTATGCTCCCTTATCGTATACTGCATGAATGGCATCGCGAACTTCATCAGGGTCACTGTCTTTGACCAGGTAGCCATGCGCGCCCAGTTCAATCATTTGGGCAATGAGGTATTCATCATCATGAACCGATAAGATGATCACTTTCATATCCGGATAGTGTTCCTTTAGCTCCTTCAGCACCTCCCAGCCGCTGTGCTCTACCCTATCTTTTGGGGGCAAGGTCAGATCAACCAGCATCACATCCGGAATGGTCTCACATTCGCTTAACCGTTGTAATACGGAATGTCCATCAGGAGATTCAAAAACGAAATTCATTTCGGGCCACTCACGAAAAAGGGCTTTCATGCCATTGAGGAAAAGTTGCTGGTCTTCGACCATGCCTAAGCTTATCATGTCTTCTACCGGTTCACGTCTTATAGAATGACATGAAAATTAATCATCATAAGTTGATTAGGCAAGTGGCAAGTCAATCGTGGCAAAGAAACCGCCGCTTTCCCGATTGCCGTGGTACCATTCTCCTTCAAGCGCACTGACCCGACCTTCCAAACTTTTCAATCCAAGGCCATTTTTGTTATGATTTTCCGGCAAGCCTTTACCATTGTCTTCGTACTTGCAAACCAGCCTATTATCAACAAGCACCGTAGAAATATGAATTTCTGAAGCGCTTGCATGCTTCAACGTATTATTGATCAACTCGGTAAAAACGCGGTATAGCCCCAATTCAATATTCTTATTCAGTTTATCTGGCAGCTTCATTTCAAGCGAAGCCTGAAGCTCACCGACTTCTCCCGCTCGATCTAAAACCGACCTTAAGGCTCGCTCCAGTCCAAGACCCGACAGTTGTAGCGGTACCAATTCATGACTGATCCGACGGGAGGTATTCAGGGCATTTTCTACCAATTCACGCACCTCTCCTACCTTGTTTGTATCTACTTTTTCTTGCGTCTCTAGCTGCGTAAGCCACATGCGCCCCATAGACAAAGCAGCACCTAACTCGTCGTGTAAGTCCCTGGCGATTCGCTTACGTTCTTCTTCTTGTACTTCAATAGACGTCTGCAGCAGATGTTTCTGATGCGCCAGCTTCAAAGCCTCCTGCTCCAACTGCTGTTGGTGCAGGTTTTTCCGGAATTGCCAGGTGAGCAGCACCACTCCTACAGCAATGATGAAAACAATGAGGCTAAAGGAGACTAGGATTGATACAAACTCTGACGCTTGGGACTCTTCCATAAACCAATGAAAAAGCAAACGTACATAACAGTTACAAATAATGCATTTGGAAGTAGGGCCAACCTCCCTATAAATAGAGGTAAATCGAAGTTAATAAGTCGTCCATAGATATGATAAATGAAAGTACAAGAGAAATAAATGAATAAACCGGAATTGACCCAATTGATGCAATTAACTAATCCTTGGTGCTTATCTCGAAACTGTTTTTCCAGTGATAAATAATAGTTACTTATGGATAAAATAATCATTAGTAAGGATAATGACGTAAGGCCATAGGTATTGAATGTAGAAAATCCCTGAAAGTATAGGGTATTGCAAATGGAGAAAAGTATAAAGCCAATAGAGGCTATTTTTAATATTGAAGATGGAATGAAAGAATGCCATAAGTTTTGATAAAACCTGGAGAGTAAAACAAAACTCAGAGGGACATAAAAATGCAACAGGAAAAGGTTTCCGATTTTAAAGACCCACATGACACTACCCGCTAATTGGACTATTAATGACATGCAGATGTAGTATTTAATCATATCAAAACTAACAGGCGTACTTTTCCAATGCCGCAGCGTGTAAATACACGCCACAATCATTGGAAGAATTGGTATCCAAAGTAGTATCACTACTAACACATCATTCATCTGGATTTACTTCTCTAGCACAAATTGGACATGGAAGAGTTAAGTCAAAAGCCACACGCTCTTCATCCCTGAAGACTTCAATATCAAAATATCTTACTGAATCTGCATCTTCCTCATGCCTAACAGGCACCACATAAACATGTGATAATATTGAATTTACATTTAATTGGTCCAGTTTGGAAGTATTTCCATTAAGTGCGCTATCCAATATTGCCCTAGTATTAGTATCCATTTTCAATGCTTCAATAACTTTAATTCCACTCACTTCTGGGTTACAACTAAGTGCAGCACTAAGATCTCGAGATTCTATGACATATGATGTTATGTACTGCTGGGGATTGTCTTCTGTACTAACTCTATTCAGTGTAGGTTTCATCCCATCTACAGTATACATTCTTAAAAAATTATAAACCAAAACAGTCATTGAATCCCGAGAATTAGACTCGATTAATTTCGGTTGATAACGAATATATGATCCACTATCTGTCTCAGATAATACTAATGCATCAGGAAGAGCATATTTCCAATACTGATCCAAAAACCGAGTATCGAACTCTAACTGATCGTAAGATACAGCTCTGGAACTACTTGTTTCACAACTTTCCTGCGTGTCTTGCAGTAGATAATTTTCATCAGAACTAATAAAAATTGAAAAGCCTGAGAAAAGAAATAATAAGTTCAACAGAATCGATAACATTAATAAATGCTTTTTCATGATTAGTCTATTTATGTTTAACGTAAATCAACATTACATATAACTTAGTTGAAATACTTAACATTCATAAGAAAATGGTTAATTACACCTCCTTAGATTGCTTAAATCAGATATTTATACCCATCCCAACAACACACCAACATAATACAAAATCAATCCAACGCACATACCAATCAGGCGATTTAAAGATAAGTCATTCAACTTACGAAAAACCGGATGGCGAAGCAGGTAGATCGAAGTAATAGCAAAGATCAGGATCAGAATGGCCTGCACCCACCTCAGGTGCGGTACGATGATCGTTAGATGTTCATAAAAGATGAAATTCCCAAATGCATAGGTCAGAAAATAGACGGTCAACATCGGAAGCAACAGATTAGAGACGTAAGTCTTCCAAAGCATCTGAAAAAAACATACCTGGAGTGTAAAGCTCACCAAAACAATAACACATCCCAGTACCAGGTAATACGCTTCCGACAACCATTCAGATTCCTTTACAATTTCATCTAACAGCAGTAGTATATAGGCAGACCCGATGGACCTGGTCCTCTTTGAGAAAAATGGCCATCGATGAATGCCATGCGTCAAGACAGCTATGATGGAGAGGGCGGAAGTATGATGATTCACTAGCATATTTCCAACCTAGTTGGACATTGCTAATAATTGAAGTCTTGTCAACGAAATCAGATATTTCTGCCTGGTCAATTCAATAAAACAGGTATTTCTAACTAAGGCATTCAGATAGAAACCTACATTCCTTCAAAGGCGTAATTCCCCTCTTATTTAGGCATTATCCAATTTCCAACTTTGACTCATCAACGGCCTTCGCCTTGGGCTGCAGACTTCCGGCGAATGAAATTGATGTGGAGCAGAACCCACACTAATAAACGAACTGTTCTCGTCCAGTAATTTGACGAGAGGCGAAATCCGAAAAGCCTTACGAGTAGGGAAAATTAGAATAGATTATGAGTTCAGGATCTGAAGTAATAAACAGTCCTAAATATTTAGAAGCAGGAAAACAGTTTAGTATTCCCGGTGGAACAGGAGGAAGTTTAGATATAACTGTTTTAAATTTAAATGACAAAGATGCAGCAACATACACAGTTGTATCTGATGGGTCTCATACGGAGTACAGCAATGGTTCAGGCGGAACAAAATCGATCACGATTCCACATCACTATAGCGCCATCACCATAGCAAATACAAGTGCGACCAGCCCTATTGAGGTTTCTTGGAATACCTAATATTCACATACTAAACGAGTGAGGGGAGATTTAACTAATTAAAATCTTCCCTCATTGAAATCAAAATTAAAGTATCATGAAAAATAACAGTTTTGAGCATCGTTCTTTAGTCCCCGGAGAAAATATCTCCATCAAAAGCACACAAAATGGAGGGTCCTTAATATTCAATCTTCTTAACCTGGGAAATCAGCCTTCTACTATAAGAATCACATTTGCTGGCTCCTCAATATTGGTTCCTGTTCCCGCGAATTCCTCATTTGGAGACATTATATATAACCAATCAACCGAAGTGATCATCACCAATACTGGTCAGGTAACATTCCAGGTACTTTGGTCTCAAAACCCCTTGGTCCACTGTAACGAAATCTAATCACTTATTAATATTTCGATTAGTTAAACGAGATCTAGAATACAATGTCAATAGATTTATTAGAAGCATTAGAGGGAATTTCTGAAATCTGGGCGAGAACTAAAGGAGATACAAAGGTTAGCATTGCCGTATTAGATGGACCGGTTGATCTAGCTCACAAAACGTTAAAAGCATCTGATTTAAAATCTCTTGATCCTCCTTCGAAAAAGAAAGTCTATTCCTCACATGGCACGTTCGTTGCAAGCCTAATTTTTGGTAATCATGACCAGATTAAAGGAATTGCACCAAATTGTTCAGGTGTAACAAAAACGATCTTTAAGGAAGAAGAGAATGGGAATCTTCAACCTTGTAGTCAAACAGATATAGAACAAGGCATCCTCGCTGCTTTAGCTTCTGAAGCGGATATCATTAACATAAGCGGTGGTGAAAAACTTCAAGAAAATGAAAAAATTATCTATGGTTTAGCAAGAGCACTAGACGAATGCGAGAAAAGAGGAGTCTTGGTAGTAGCCGCTACAGGAAATGATGGCGATAGACAACTACATGTTCCAGCTAAATATCAAAGTGTACTTGCTGTTGGTTCTATTCGTCAAGATGGTATACCATCAGATTTCAGCAATTGGGACCTAGTACCAAATCAAGGTTTGGTGGTACCAGGAGAGAACATAATTGGCGCAATACCCGATAATGGAAAAGCTATCGCTACGGGAACTAGTTTCTCTACGGCTTTGGTCAGTGGTATAGCTGCATTGTTGGCAAGCTTACAAGTTCAAACAGGTCAAGAAAAAGACCTAAGATTTATCCGTCAAGTTTTATTGGACAGTATCAAACCATGCACCAAAGAACAAAATATTTGTCAAAGGCTACTCAATGGAAACCTAGATATCAGGAAAGCCATGGATAAAGTTCTTCAACCCTCCATAAAGTCGAATACCATAATTGAAGAG
This DNA window, taken from Cytophagales bacterium, encodes the following:
- a CDS encoding DMT family transporter, which codes for MKLKSIHLLVLLAMCWGPSFLFIKLALLQLDPVLLSVLRIGIGAAVLNIVLLLRGDYLPKDLKFWKASAVAAFFSVAFPFMLINWGQQFIDSSLGALLNGTTPFFTVIFSFLLLQSEPIPANKVRGIVLGFLGLIVLVYPNLLEGVNASLKGIIAIVLASTSYGVGWVWVKKHLTSTPSFKAPAAQLMIATLYLLPFTFFTGQESDLASLNLVTISSIVALGVLGTAIAFILYFRLIAQAGPSYASMVTYLVPVIGVVLGIIVLNETLTPWMLCGAGMILFGIYLGNKPKGEIPKENCADLGVLSKVR
- a CDS encoding LysR family transcriptional regulator; this translates as MEIRHLKLIREVAQTKSLSKAKEALFLSQSALSHQLKELETQLGTQIFHRVNKQLILTTAGKMVLESAERILNELEQTEQSIKRFVSGQTGTVRLATQCYTCYHWLPSLLTDFKREFPNVEIEILHNNASDTEEQVLRGEIDFAVIYESSDYPNLNYVELFQDEMFAIVPKGHAWTEKPYLEAKDFENQQIIIHSFPLETVTLFKQVLIPEGIQPKNVIQVQVLEAIIEMVKAGLGVNVMAKWIVEPFLKGHDIELVPVTKRGIHRKWYAITLKQDRPPQYLTNFLSHLKCNIGGLNCNLPN
- a CDS encoding cyclase family protein, with translation MKIIDLSKSIQYNPDDPFFMKVKIKHKPHKKAKWLIRYLGLPFKLFPKKFIGWADDSIQKMGVHSTTHLDAPWHYGPLCEGKKAKTIDEIPLEWCYGEGLVIDMRDKPDFQAITKQDIQDFLIKHQLIIQPNMIVLIMTGRDRHMGTQQFFTHGTGMSAEATAWLIDQGVKVMGIDQWGWDLPLPYLVEEAKKQQNSDLFWEAHLVGVDKEYCHMEQLTNLDSLPYSGFKVAAFPLKIKGASAGPARVVAMVDD
- a CDS encoding response regulator transcription factor, translated to MISLGMVEDQQLFLNGMKALFREWPEMNFVFESPDGHSVLQRLSECETIPDVMLVDLTLPPKDRVEHSGWEVLKELKEHYPDMKVIILSVHDDEYLIAQMIELGAHGYLVKDSDPDEVRDAIHAVYDKGAYINTRTLDAIQGKMGGKVKTPKIHENLSRREVEVLQLICQQMTSEEIGEKLFISVKTVNGHRNNLLQKTGSRNVTGLVMYAVKHRLVEFV
- a CDS encoding histidine kinase translates to MEESQASEFVSILVSFSLIVFIIAVGVVLLTWQFRKNLHQQQLEQEALKLAHQKHLLQTSIEVQEEERKRIARDLHDELGAALSMGRMWLTQLETQEKVDTNKVGEVRELVENALNTSRRISHELVPLQLSGLGLERALRSVLDRAGEVGELQASLEMKLPDKLNKNIELGLYRVFTELINNTLKHASASEIHISTVLVDNRLVCKYEDNGKGLPENHNKNGLGLKSLEGRVSALEGEWYHGNRESGGFFATIDLPLA